A single window of Anopheles moucheti chromosome 2, idAnoMoucSN_F20_07, whole genome shotgun sequence DNA harbors:
- the LOC128296954 gene encoding chitin deacetylase 1 isoform X2: MATSMARVFKLFGLLCLVVTIAAEARVKRQDEDLDPDSINVEELCKDRPGDEYFRLSTDGDCREVVRCTRSGLKQITCPSGLAFDIEKQTCDWKAKVTTCDKKEKPRKVLPILKTDEPICPEGKLSCGNGECIDKELFCNGKPDCKDESDENACTVELDPNRAPDCDTTQCVLPDCFCSADGTRIPGNIEPQQVPQMITITFNGAVNVDNIDLYEDIFNGQRQNPNGCQIRGTYFVSHKYTNYSAVQDLHRKGHEISVFSLTHKDDPNYWTQGTYDDWLAEMAGARLIVERFANITDGSIIGVRAPYLRVGGNKQFEMMADQFFVYDASITASLGRVPIWPYTLYFRMPHKCNGNAHNCPSRSHPVWEMVMNELDRRDDPTFDESLPGCHMVDSCSNIQSGEQFGRLLRHNFNRHYNSNRAPLGLHFHASWLKSKKEYREELIKFIEEMLGRNDVFFVTMLQVIQWMQNPTELNALRDFQEWKEKCDVKGQPYCSLPNACPLTTRELPGETLRLFTCMECPNNYPWILDPTGDGFSKK; encoded by the exons ATGGCTACCAGCATGGCCAGAGTGTTCAAACTGTTCGGTTTGCTGTGTTTAGTGGTGACGATCG CGGCCGAAGCTCGCGTAAAGCGCCAAGACGAGGACCTCGATCCGGACTCGATCAATGTGGAGGAACTGTGCAAGGACCGGCCGGGCGATGAATACTTCCGCCTGAGCACGGACGGTGACTGCCGCGAAGTAGTGAG GTGTACACGGTCTGGACTGAAGCAAATCACTTGCCCGTCCGGATTGGCGTTCGACATTGAAAAACAGACTTGCGATTGGAAAGCAAAGGTCACCACGTGTGATAAGAAAGAGA AGCCACGTAAGGTTCTACCAATCCTAAAGACGGACGAACCGATCTGTCCGGAGGGTAAGCTGTCTTGCGGCAACGGTGAATGTATCGACAAGGAGCTGTTCTGTAACGGCAAGCCCGACTGCAAGGACGAATCGGATGAAAATGCGTGTA CCGTTGAACTTGACCCGAACCGTGCCCCGGACTGTGACACGACGCAGTGTGTGCTGCCGGATTGTTTCTGCTCGGCCGACGGTACCCGCATACCCGGCAACATTGAACCGCAGCAGGTGCCGCAGATGATCACGATCACGTTCAACGGTGCGGTCAACGTGGACAACATCGACCTGTACGAGGACATCTTCAACGGGCAGCGTCAGAACCCGAACGGTTGCCAGATCCGCGGTACGTACTTCGTGTCGCACAAGTACACGAACTACTCGGCCGTGCAGGATCTGCACCGCAAGGGACACGAAATTTCCGTCTTCTCGCTCACGCACAAGGACGACCCGAACTACTGGACGCAGGGCACGTACGACGACTGGCTGGCGGAGATGGCCGGTGCACGGTTGATCGTGGAACGCTTCGCAAACATTACCGATGGTTCGATCATTGGCGTGCGGGCGCCCTATCTGCGCGTCGGCGGTAACAAGCAGTTCGAGATGATGGCCGACCAGTTCTTCGTGTACGATGCGTCGATCACCGCTTCGCTGGGCCGCGTGCCCATCTGGCCGTACACGCTGTACTTCCGCATGCCGCACAAGTGCAACGGTAACGCACACAACTGCCCGTCCCGTTCGCATCCGGTGTGGGAGATGGTGATGAACGAGCTGGACCGGCGTGACGATCCGACGTTCGATGAATCGCTGCCGGGTTGTCACATGGTGGACTCGTGCTCGAACATCCAGTCCGGCGAACAGTTCGGACGGCTGCTGCGGCACAACTTCAACCGCCACTACAACAGCAACCGTGCGCCGCTCGGTCTCCACTTCCACGCGTCCTGGCTCAAGTCGAAGAAGGAGTACCGCGAGGAGCTGATCAAGTTCATCGAGGAGATGCTTGGCCGCAACGATGTGTTCTTCGTCACGATGCTGCAGGTCATCCAGTGGATGCAGAACCCGACCGAACTGAACGCGCTCCGCGACTTCCAGGAGTGGAAGGAAAAGTGCGACGTTAAGGGGCAACCTTACTGCTCGCTGCCGAACGCCTGCCCGCTGACCACCCGCGAGCTGCCCGGTGAGACGCTGCGACTCTTCACGTGCATGGAGTGCCCGAACAACTATCCATGGATTCTTGATCCCACCGGTGACGGTTTCTCCAAGAAGTAA
- the LOC128296954 gene encoding chitin deacetylase 1 isoform X1: MATSMARVFKLFGLLCLVVTIAAEARVKRQDEDLDPDSINVEELCKDRPGDEYFRLSTDGDCREVVRCDDAGENGITRLAKVRCPTGLYFDVLRQTCDWKTNVKTCDLIGKPRKVLPILKTDEPICPEGKLSCGNGECIDKELFCNGKPDCKDESDENACTVELDPNRAPDCDTTQCVLPDCFCSADGTRIPGNIEPQQVPQMITITFNGAVNVDNIDLYEDIFNGQRQNPNGCQIRGTYFVSHKYTNYSAVQDLHRKGHEISVFSLTHKDDPNYWTQGTYDDWLAEMAGARLIVERFANITDGSIIGVRAPYLRVGGNKQFEMMADQFFVYDASITASLGRVPIWPYTLYFRMPHKCNGNAHNCPSRSHPVWEMVMNELDRRDDPTFDESLPGCHMVDSCSNIQSGEQFGRLLRHNFNRHYNSNRAPLGLHFHASWLKSKKEYREELIKFIEEMLGRNDVFFVTMLQVIQWMQNPTELNALRDFQEWKEKCDVKGQPYCSLPNACPLTTRELPGETLRLFTCMECPNNYPWILDPTGDGFSKK; this comes from the exons ATGGCTACCAGCATGGCCAGAGTGTTCAAACTGTTCGGTTTGCTGTGTTTAGTGGTGACGATCG CGGCCGAAGCTCGCGTAAAGCGCCAAGACGAGGACCTCGATCCGGACTCGATCAATGTGGAGGAACTGTGCAAGGACCGGCCGGGCGATGAATACTTCCGCCTGAGCACGGACGGTGACTGCCGCGAAGTAGTGAG GTGCGACGATGCGGGCGAAAATGGCATCACGCGGCTCGCCAAAGTTCGTTGCCCGACCGGGCTGTACTTTGACGTGTTGCGCCAAACGTGCGATTGGAAAACGAACGTGAAAACGTGCGACCTGATAGGAA AGCCACGTAAGGTTCTACCAATCCTAAAGACGGACGAACCGATCTGTCCGGAGGGTAAGCTGTCTTGCGGCAACGGTGAATGTATCGACAAGGAGCTGTTCTGTAACGGCAAGCCCGACTGCAAGGACGAATCGGATGAAAATGCGTGTA CCGTTGAACTTGACCCGAACCGTGCCCCGGACTGTGACACGACGCAGTGTGTGCTGCCGGATTGTTTCTGCTCGGCCGACGGTACCCGCATACCCGGCAACATTGAACCGCAGCAGGTGCCGCAGATGATCACGATCACGTTCAACGGTGCGGTCAACGTGGACAACATCGACCTGTACGAGGACATCTTCAACGGGCAGCGTCAGAACCCGAACGGTTGCCAGATCCGCGGTACGTACTTCGTGTCGCACAAGTACACGAACTACTCGGCCGTGCAGGATCTGCACCGCAAGGGACACGAAATTTCCGTCTTCTCGCTCACGCACAAGGACGACCCGAACTACTGGACGCAGGGCACGTACGACGACTGGCTGGCGGAGATGGCCGGTGCACGGTTGATCGTGGAACGCTTCGCAAACATTACCGATGGTTCGATCATTGGCGTGCGGGCGCCCTATCTGCGCGTCGGCGGTAACAAGCAGTTCGAGATGATGGCCGACCAGTTCTTCGTGTACGATGCGTCGATCACCGCTTCGCTGGGCCGCGTGCCCATCTGGCCGTACACGCTGTACTTCCGCATGCCGCACAAGTGCAACGGTAACGCACACAACTGCCCGTCCCGTTCGCATCCGGTGTGGGAGATGGTGATGAACGAGCTGGACCGGCGTGACGATCCGACGTTCGATGAATCGCTGCCGGGTTGTCACATGGTGGACTCGTGCTCGAACATCCAGTCCGGCGAACAGTTCGGACGGCTGCTGCGGCACAACTTCAACCGCCACTACAACAGCAACCGTGCGCCGCTCGGTCTCCACTTCCACGCGTCCTGGCTCAAGTCGAAGAAGGAGTACCGCGAGGAGCTGATCAAGTTCATCGAGGAGATGCTTGGCCGCAACGATGTGTTCTTCGTCACGATGCTGCAGGTCATCCAGTGGATGCAGAACCCGACCGAACTGAACGCGCTCCGCGACTTCCAGGAGTGGAAGGAAAAGTGCGACGTTAAGGGGCAACCTTACTGCTCGCTGCCGAACGCCTGCCCGCTGACCACCCGCGAGCTGCCCGGTGAGACGCTGCGACTCTTCACGTGCATGGAGTGCCCGAACAACTATCCATGGATTCTTGATCCCACCGGTGACGGTTTCTCCAAGAAGTAA